The following are encoded in a window of Ictalurus punctatus breed USDA103 chromosome 13, Coco_2.0, whole genome shotgun sequence genomic DNA:
- the psme2 gene encoding proteasome activator complex subunit 2 — protein MSKFKISRENELKVQKYRHSLYQKAEDLFSNHIPKKISQLDNLIQEEELCVSDLSSLHAALDIPIPDPPSPEEEEMETDKNEEEEKKKKKRPVCGFIKGNEKIMKLLDVVKPEITGLKETCITVSCWISLLIPKIEDGNDFGVAIQEKILERITAVKTKLEGFQTNINKYFTERGDAVAKASKDTHVMDYRSLVHEKDEAAYCEIRVILLDIRGYYAELYDIISKNLEKVVNPKGEEKPCMY, from the exons ATGTCCAAGTTTAAGATCAGCCGAGAAAACGAGctcaag GTTCAGAAATACCGCCATTCACTGTATCAGAAG GCAGAAGATCTTTTCTCTAATCATATTCCAAAGAAGATTTCCCAGCTGGACAATCTGATTCAG GAGGAAGAACTGTGCGTCTCGGATCTCTCTTCCCTCCACGCGGCGCTCGATATTCCCATTCCAGATCCTCCAAGCCCGGAAGAGGAG gaaatggagacggataaaaatgaagaagaggagaagaagaagaagaaac gTCCTGTGTGTGGCTTCATCAAAGGAAACGAGAAGATCATGAAGCTGCTGGACGTGGTGAAGCCTGAAATCACGGGTCTTAAAGAGACCTGCATCACT GTGTCCTGCTGGATTTCGCTGCTGATTCCTAAGATCGAGGACGGGAACGACTTCGGAGTCGCGATTCAG gaGAAGATCCTGGAGCGAATTACAGCTGTGAAAACTAAACTGGAGGGATTTCAAACCAACATTAACAA gtatttCACAGAGAGAGGCGACGCAGTAGCCAAAGcctccaaagacacgcatgtg ATGGACTACCGCTCGCTCGTCCACGAGAAAGACGAAGCTGCGTACTGCGAGATCCGGGTCATCTTACTCGACATCCGCGGATATTAC GCGGAGCTCTACGATATCATCAGTAAGAACCTGGAGAAGGTGGTGAACCCAAAGGGAGAAGAGAAACCCTGCATGTACTGA
- the irf9 gene encoding interferon regulatory factor 9, producing the protein MPSGKIRCTRRLRSWLVDQVSSGKYRGLVWEDEEKTMFRIPWKHAAKHDFRSDEDAAIFKAWAEFKGKLCENDPAGPASWKTRLRCALNKSPEFSEVTERSQLDISEPYKVYRLVPLDEQGLTEMKQEEEEKEVRRSKRRKRRSNSETNGDSPTKWIKEEEAAVAVQSISVEVDATTGNDLALHLDGQTEHVDVEKSDGVIDEIHLNLTVETGPPPGHSRECPSFLIRVYYLGAEVLRREVMSDDVRIAYPPPCTAPPSISGASFPRVPLPPPPADLTPNQISSISTLLPFMDSGVVLTTSSRGVYAKRLCQGRVFWRGPHTLTNAASKMERGVKPTLIFNKQFFKQELEQFHNGGKQPETEITFCFGEELLEGDDISKKLIIIKISLPWAEKQIKDQQIIQFGQNAWTESISLLQSLAQQSPSGEITLSLVELSEQTLTML; encoded by the exons ATGCCGTCGGGGAAAATCCGCTGCACGCGCCGCCTGCGCTCCTGGCTGGTGGATCAG gtgAGCAGTGGGAAATACCGCGGTCTTGTCTGGGAAGACGAGGAGAAGACCATGTTCCGTATCCCGTGGAAACACGCGGCCAAACACGACTTCCGCAGTGATGAGGACGCTGCTATCTTTAAG GCGTGGGCTGAGTTTAAGGGGAAGCTGTGTGAGAATGACCCTGCCGGTCCCGCGTCATGGAAAACACGCCTGCGCTGTGCTCTGAATAAAAGTCCAGAGTTCAGCGAGGTCACCGAGAGGTCACAGCTCGACATCTCCGAACCCTACAAAGTGTACCGGCTCGTCCCGCTCGACGAACAGG GACTGACTGAGATGAagcaagaagaagaggagaaagaagTGAGGAGGAGCAAGCGCAGAAAGAGGAGGAGCAACTCGGAGACGAACGGAGACAGTCCGACGAAGTGGATTAAGGAAGAGGAGGCGGCGGTCGCGGTGCAGAGCATCAGCGTG GAAGTTGACGCCACTACAGGAAATGACCTCGCTCTTCACCTGGATGGCCAGACGGAGCACGTCGACGTGGAGAAGAGCGACGGAG TCATCGATGAGATTCACTTAAACCTCACCGTGGAAACCGGCCCTCCTCCTGGACACAGCAGAG aGTGTCCGTCGTTCCTCATCAGGGTTTATTACCTGGGAGCGGAGGTGCTGAGGAGGGAGGTGATGAGCGACGACGTTCGCATCGCTTACCCCCCGCCGTGTACGGCTCCGCCGTCTATCAGCGGTGCGAGTTTCCCTCGGGTCCCTCTGCCTCCTCCCCCCGCCGACCTCACGCCCAATCAGATCAGCTCCATTTCCACGCTGCTGCCGTTCATGGACAGCGGCGTCGTCCTGACCACGTCGAGTCGAGGCGTTTACGCTAAGCGTCTGTGTCAGGGACGGGTTTTCTGGAGGGGACCGCACACGCTCACCAACGCGGCGAGCAAGATGGAGAGAGGCGTGAAACCGACACTGATCTTCAACAAACAGTTCTTCAAACAAG AGTTGGAGCAGTTCCATAATGGAGGAAAACAACCTGAAACCGAGATCACGTTTTGTTTTGGAGAGGAGCTGTTGGAAGGAGACGACATTTCGAAGAAGCTCATCATTATTAAG atCAGTCTGCCCTGGGCTGAGAAACAGATCAAGGATCAACAGATCATCCAGTTTGGACAGAACGCGTGGACAGAGTCCATCTCCTtgctgcagagtttagctcagCAGTCTCCGTCAGGGGAAATCACGCTCAGTCTGGTGGAGTTATCCGAGCAGACGCTCACCATGCTCTAA
- the emc9 gene encoding ER membrane protein complex subunit 9, translating into MSEVELSCMACVKMFLHASVYPRCSVNGLLLAPAGGGRGGGVCEEGVCVTDCVPLLHSHLPLAMIAQLALTQVDVWCSQTQQRIVGYYQANATLSDSSPTACAFKMADKILEQSSNAVLLMIDGKKMSPGYRVPPIVMYEHKDSRWTLKDKRTIMLRQWEETRAITAQILNSRDHMLLVDFDSHLDDITKDWTNQKLNAKITELICPANGNM; encoded by the exons ATGTCTGAGGTGGAGCTGTCGTGCATGGCGTGTGTGAAGATGTTCCTGCACGCAAGTGTGTATCCTCGCTGCAGTGTGAACGGCCTGCTGTTAGCCCCtgcaggaggaggaagaggaggaggagtgtgtgaggaaggagtgtgtgtgacgGACTGTGTCCCTCTACTGCACTCGCATCTTCCGCTGGCCATGATCGCTCAGCTCGCTCTcactcag GTGGACGTGTGGTGTTCTCAGACGCAGCAGAGGATTGTGGGATATTATCAGGCAAACGCTACTCTGTCTGACAGCAG TCCAACCGCGTGTGctttcaaaatggctgacaaaATCCTGGAGCAGAGCAGCAATGCCGTGTTACtgatg ATTGATGGGAAAAAAATGTCACCTGGATACCGTGTTCCTCCGATAGTGATGTACGAACATAAAGACTCGCGATGGACCTTAAAAGACAAACGCAC AATAATGCTCCGTCAGTGGGAAGAAACCCGAGCGATCACCGCTCAGATACTAAACTCCAGAGATCACATGCTGTTGGTTGATTTCGACAGCCATTTGGACGACATCACGAAGGACTGGACCAATCAGAAACTCAACGCTAAAATCACGGAGCTCATCTGTCCGGCTAACGGCAACATGTGA